TACGGAAATCCAAAATCGGGTATCGATTATATTGCCGAGAAAAAGTCGGGCATCCTAAAATCAGCATTAGACAGCGGATCAATTGATGTTAACGAACAGGATAATCAGGGAAATACCATTTTACACAAAGTCTGTGCTTTCAATGTAAATTATGATGCAGAAGCTGCCAAAGAAATTTACAGAAAAGTAAAACTGCTTTTGGAGAATGGCGCAGATAAAGATATTACAAACGATAAGGATGAAACTGCCCTTACGCTTGCTTCGGGAGATAATTTGAAAATAAAAACTGTTGAGCTTTTAATGAAAGCTTAAACTTATACACTGTTTTAAATAAAAAAACAATTTAAACACATAGAAACATAGATTTTGTTTGTGAATAAAAGAAGTTAGAAAGAAACTAGTTTCTAACACATAGCTAAACTATGTGCATTTAAACAAGTGAAACGCCTTTTTTAGCTTCAATAAACTATGTTTCTATGTGTTTAAATATTATACCCAACTAATTTAATTTATATAAAACGAAGATTCTATGTCAATGTCATTTATACTTGCCTGTGAAAACGGCAACCGAAAAATAGCTGAATTGTTACTTCAAAACAAAGAAGTAGATGTAAAATATACCGACGAAAAAGGAAGAACCGCTCTTCATTATGCCGCACACAGAGGTTATCTGGATATTGTAAAAATATTAGTTGAAGACGGTGCCGATATTGATTATGAAGATCATGCAGGAGAAACGCCTTTGTTCTTTGCTTGTCTTCAAAAACAAAAACAAACTGCTTTGCATCTTTTGGATAACGGAGCCAAAATCGAAATCAATGATAAAAACGGTAACAGCCTGTTACACTTGACGGTACAGACGGCTCAAATCGAAATTGCAACAAAGTTGCTTGAAGCAGAAATTGACGTTAATCTACTGAACAACAACGGAGAGACACCATTATTACTGGCTTCGGCAAGATTAAACCGAGAGATCATCCAATTGCTTTTAGACAAAGGTGCAGACATTAATGTGACCGACAAACAAGGCAACACACCATTGCTTTATGCTTGTTATACTAAATCGATTCCGATGGTCACTTTACTTTTGGACAACGGTTCCAATGTGAATCATGTCAATCATGCTGGCGAAAACGCTCTTTTGATCGCCTGTTATGAAACCAACCGAATGCTGGCCAAATTATTGGTCGAAAGAGGTGCCGATGTATTTACGTCAAACAACAACGGTTATTCTCCAATTTGGTACGCCTGCGCGAACAATCAAAAGGAAATTGTGGCCTTGTTTTTAGAAAATGGCGTGGATATAAATTACAGCAAACCTGTCGCTGGAGACACTTCGTCTATGAATGATTATTTGGATTGGGTGGTAAGCGCCTCTAATATTTCGAATGAATCCAGTTTTACATTAAACAGCAGTTATACTTACGGCGGAGAAAGTCTGCTTCATGTTGCCACCAAGAAAGGAAACCTCAGCATGGTTAAATTACTTATTGAAGCCGGAGCGAATATTAATATCCAGGACGAATCTGGAAATACACCTTTGCATTACAGCGCCGCAAACGGAAAGAAAGATGTAGTAAAATATCTTCTTGACAATAAAGCTGATGCCTCAATCGTAAACGTTAAGGAACAAAAAGCAATTGATTATTCGAATGTAAAAGGTTTTAATGAAATTACAGAACTGATCTTGAAATATGCTCCTTCAGGAACAACTATCACGCCAATTCAAACTTCTAAAGCTGAAGAACCAAAAGCGGATGCTGGAAATGCCATGGAAGCAAAAAAGAAAGCTTTACTAGACTTAAAAGAGCTTTTAGATGCGGGAATTTTGACTTCAGAGGAATTTGATGCGGAAAAAAGTAAAATTCTGAAAGGGTAATCTTTTGTGTTTTCTGACAAGTTCAATGCAATAAAAACCTAATAATCATTCTATGACTCAAATTATTTCTAAAGAAAACCGTAAAAATGCGCTTTTGAACTTTGGGTTTCCAAAAGAATTTATAGAAAACATAGGAAAGATTCCTGAACTAGCCTATCGTGTGCAAGATGCAGAAGGAGCTTATTTTTATTTACCAACGATATTGAACTATACCATTCTAAATGGAAAAAGAATTATTCCAATTTACGGTTCAGGAGAAAGTTTTTGGGTTCTTATTGATGATAATGAGTCCCAAAAAATTATAAAATTTGAACTGGAATGTGATCAGATTTATATTGATTATGGAAATAACTGGGAATTACTGCTTATGGACATCATGATTGAATATTTTGATGATCATATTGATGATGAAATTAGCATTGAAAAATTCCAGTTGGTAGCCAATAAAATAGGTTTTAGTAAAGCCCAAGCGTTATTCAAATTAAGAAATCTTTCGATAGACGAATACAACGCAAAATATGAAGATATGGAGCTATGGCGAAATGAAATAGCACAAGAGTTGAAAATACTGAATTAAGAATAAAATAATAAAATATGACAACCCAAATTAAAACAATCATTACCAATCTTGAACAATACATTCAAAAAGCATACGAAACGGGAGATAAATATGAATTTATAGATCCTGCTTACGAAATACGTGACGAATTGGAAGCGATGGAAGATAATTTCGATGCAATAGAACCCATTTTTGAACTTATTGAACGTAGTCCGGATATAGATTATGGCGGGCCAGGCCCGTTAGGCAGTTTTATGGAAAATCATTATAAAAACGGATACGAAGAATTGCTTTTACAATCTATTGAACGTAAACCAACAGAATATACTTTGGGCTTATTACATCGTCTGATAAACGATGACAATAATGCCGAACATCAAAAATATCTGGACGTAATGAAGAGTATTTCTTTAAATACAGCATATCCGCAAAATATTATTGATAATGCAAAAGACAGTTTGACCTATTTTGAATAGATCAAAGATTAGATTTCAAAGAACTTGTCGATTCCGACATTTTAGCTTCGGAAGAATTTGATGATGAAAAAGTAAAATCTTAAAAGTGTAAATTATAAACGAACTCAAAAAATGAAAAAAATCTTAAATACCACAACTCTATTTTTAGTATTAATCGCGACAGCACTCGTTTCTAGCTCTTGCAACAACCTTTCGCCAGAAAAAACCTTTGAAATCGCAGCGTTAAATGCAAACCTGTTGTCTCGTTTTGGCAGTAAAGAGATAAATGAAAAACTACAATCGGAACCACAAATTTATGATGAAGGCCAGAAAAAGATGATTCCTTCTTCTTATTATGATGCCTTTAAGTATGATATAAGCAATCTGGAAGCTCGATTTCAAACTATTAAAGATATAGCCGAAGACGATGACAATAAAGAATTTCTTCAGGCATCAAAAGATTTGTTTACTTATGCAATCGCGAAACAAAAAGAAGGTTATCTGCCCATTGCGAAGATGAAAGACGAAAAAGCCTCTCCTGAACAAATTGAAAAAGCAATTGCCGATTTTGACGCTTCAACCCAAAACGACATAGATGCCAAGTTTACAAAATTGATGAATGAGGCAAAGGCATACGCAGAAAAGCATAATATTAATGCCAAAATCGGAATTTAAAAAAAATTGAAAATATAAAATTTAGAGATTTTTTAAGCAAGTGCATCAAAGATTCAAAAAATGAAAACAAAATTCATCTTTATACTTACAGTACTAGCTGTATTAAATTCTTGTAGTAAAAGAAATAATACTGTTGTTGCAACAAAAACACCAACTGATACTACAGCGACAGAAAGTTATTTCAACTCTGATACCACTTTATTTACTAAAGGACATTCATTCCAAGTTACAACCATTGATCCTGATTTGGAAAATAGTGATACGCTTTTGGTCATGGTTAAGAAAAACTCTTTAAAAATTTTTCAGACCTACATTGAAAAAGAGGGACTTTACAATCAGGAATTTATAGATTTTAATAATGATGGTAATTTTGATATCCTTTTTTCTCGTGGAGAACAGAGAGGCGAACATGAACTTTATTTGTATGATTCATTAAAGAATACTTTTGTAAAATCCAGAGGTTTTGAACGTATCCGTGAGTATGTTCGACTAAAATCTAATTCGAATTATTGGTATAGCTATAGTCGGGCAGGTTGCGCTGATATGAATTGGACAAGCAAACTGTTTACTTTCAAAAATTTTGAGACCGTTGAATTAGGCTATATCTATGGAAAAGGTTGTGAAGATGAAGAAGAACCGCAAAGCATTCAAATTTCCAAAGTACTTAAGAATGATGAAAGCAATTTAAAATTGATAGAAAAACTCCCTTATTCAGTCTTAGATGATACAGATAAATGGAATTTCATTGAAGAATATTGGAATAAGAACTATCAGAAGTTCAGATAAGGTTTATGTTAGATTGAATAGCTAAAAAAATCTTTTGTCAAAACATTAAAAGTAAACTTTCCTACTCCCTTTTTAAGTTTATTAAAAACTTATTCTAATACAAAAAGAGCCTTTCACGGCTCTTTTTGCGTTTTGCATTTAATAGGTTTATCAGATTCGGCTATTAAATAAACAACAAATCGAAAATACATCTCATGTGGCTAGAAGGAAGGAATTAAAGTGAAATGAATAACAATATAAAACTCTATCAATTTTTAAAGGAAGAAACCGGTAAAACAATTACGGACACTTCGCCCAATTGGAAAATTGAAAAAGATTTAGGGATTTATGGAGACGAAGCAGAAGAATTTATAACCCGTTTTTCAAACAAGTTTAATGTAGATATAAGCGATTTTGATTTTGTCGCATATTTTAATTCCGAAACAGACGGCATAAGCTTGCTCATAAGCCGTCTTTTTTATAAAAAAGAGAAAAAAGAGCTGACAGTAACAGATTTAAGAGAAGCTATAAAAAAAGGAAGATTAGTATAAAACAAGGATAGCATTATGAAACCAAACTCAACATCTCAACCAGTAAAACAATTCGAAACATGAACATAGAAGATTATTTTGAAAAAATCAGGAACAACCCCAACTTAGCTTATCCAATACTTTTGGGTGTAGCGATATTTGTCTTAATCGGAATCATTTTAGACTGGGATTGGCTTCTTGACCCTCAAGGCAATAACAAACTAAATGGCAAATGGAACTTTGGGGACGAAAAACAGTCAGAATATCTTTAGGAATAACACTCTCTATTATAATAGTGTTGCTCAGTTGTATTATTTGCGTATCGTAAAGACAATGATAAGGAAATTGTAGAAAGAATAACAAATAAACCCATTACAGCAATGACTGCAATAACTAAAAATATAGAACAATTTACCCAGGATTTAAAAGAAACCGTAAACCAATGGTTTCTTCTTATTCCCGAAAAGTATCGAGTTGTAGTTTCGGCAGTGGCTTTGTTTCTGCTGTTTTTCTTTATCATACGGTACGATTTCAAAAAACGGTATGTATTCGGGAAAAACATTCGCCCAAAAGGAACAAAAAACATATTGGGTTTCAAGGTTTCGGTAGGCACCATACATGCATTTTTGTTTATGGTTATTTACGCTTTCAGCATCTTGTTGTCCTTTTATTATTATCAGCAATCAAAAAAATAAACAATCCAAAAAGGATATAAACTTTGATAACAGAAATGGCAAAAACTAAATTATTCAACAAAGGCGATGTTATTTTGACAAATCCCGAAGAAGACTTTTGGGGAATTGCAGTTGTACTTTCTGAACGGGAAAAAACGCCAAATTTTTCTCCACAATGCCATATTGCAGTTACACCATTGCTTTTTCAAAAAGAAATTGAGTTTTCAGAATTGAATATAGAAGATTTAGTTCCGTTAGAATTCGAGAGGGAATATACTTTTGAGAAACAAAAGAAGAAACCAAAACCTTTCTCGAGAACCGAAATCTGCATAGGAGTTTATACTCGAAACAATAAAGCCGATTTTAAAATCATTGGAAATATAAACCCCGAAAAAGTCTATACAGGCAATTTGCCTTTTGAACCTTTAATGGGCTTAAAAGTTACATTTCCTGTTTGCGGACATCCTGAAAAATTTTGGCTGGGAAGAGAAGCTTATATCGTTTGGCAACGAAAAAATAGCACAGTTTAAAACAACAGTTATGAGAGAAACCTTTTTAGAATTTACAGACAAATTAAAACTGAAAAATGGTAAAGTATAACTATAACGAAACAATTGGATATTTAGAAATTGACCCTCAATTTTTAGCAGAAGGAATTCAACATGCCGAGAAATTGGGGTTTAACGCTATTCGGATTAGAACTTTAAATCAAAATTCAGGTCAAAAATATGATATCGATTTTTCTTCTTTTCAAGATAGATTATTTCTTAATCGACTAATAATAAATGATGATTTTAAAATTGGGAAAACGCTTTCAGTAGAAAGTCTATATACGTTAAAAAAATTAATTCATCTTCAGTTAAATCAACCAGTATTTATAGACTTGTCCTATTTGAATCAATTAGAAAGTCTTTACATAAAAGATGATAAAAAAGTTAAGAATCTGAATTCGTTAACTCATCTAAAAGATTTATTGATTTCTTCAGCAAAAGAAGATAGTTGCCTTTTTTTAAAGGGATTGAATCAATTAAAAGAGTTTCGTATTAGTGGCAATATTAAAGACCTAAAAGGTGCAGAAAATTTATCAGATTTAGAAAGCTTAAAAATAACCCATAGTAGTAAACTTATAGATATTAAAGCCTTGAAAACCTCACTAAAATTGAAAAAATTACACATAGAGAAATGTAAACTGTTGTCAGATTTTTCTTTTTTAGAAGGAAATAATGCTATAAAAGAGCTATTTATTGATGATTTAGATTCCATAAAGTTTATCTCTTCAATGTCTGAGTTAGAAAAAATAAATTTCTGGAATTGTAAAGATGGAGATATGACTCCTTTACTCGAATTAAAAAGCTTAAAACAAATAAATTTTTACCCCAATAAAAAACATTACTCTCACACCATCGAAGAAATAATTAAAATAACGGGCGCAAAAAGAGGAAGAAATGCTTAAAGTAAAAATTTGCGTAATGCATCAAAAAAATAACAATTATGAGAGAAACCTTTTTAGAATTTACAGACAAATTAAAACTCTTTTTTTCAGAATTTTTCGACGGGCATCCGCTTAGGATGTACGTAGGCGTAATGAGCGTATTATTGCTCTATCAATATGGATTAATCCGCGACTGGAATTGGACTGTGCCATCGCCAACACTAAAACAAGGTTTTTGGATGAATTTCATTTTTGAAAACTATAGCCGAAAAACCTATAGAATTGTTTTAAGTATAATAAACATCATTACAATGCTTTTCATTTCATTTTTATTTTATTCTAAATATGTAATGTAAGTGAGATATAGGTTTACTTAAAAATCAGAGAAAATGAATTTAGACGAAATAAAAAACCTCTATCATGAATTGCAGAAAAGTTATGATGAGGTTAAAGTTGAAGATTTGATAGATGAAATTTCAGTCGTGCATGATTTAGAAACATTAGAATTTCACTACAGTGTCTTAAAAAATCAAGAAAACAAAAGATTGTTTTATGACCTCAGAGGCTGTTTTGACAAACATGCAGAAATTGGAAAGGAATTTTTGTTCAGTAAAATTCAAATAGAAAAAGATGCAGACTTAAAAGCAGAGTCGCTGTTTTTATTAGGTACAATGAACTGCAAGGAAGTGAAGCCAATTGCGATTGATTTTTTAAAAGGAAATACATTCAAAGAAAAACAGTACGGCATACTGGTAATGGGCTGGTTAGGAAAAAGCGAAGACATTTCGATTTTAGAAAACGAAATGCTCAACAATCCTGATGCAGAATTGAGCGTTTGCAGTGTAATGGCATTAAGGCAAATTTTCTTTAACCATTCCAAACTAAAAGAAAAAATACTTTCAAGTTATTATAAAGCACTAAAACAAGAAACATCAAACGAAGTAATTATCAACATCATTGCCTGTGTACAAGATTTGCTAAAGAAAAATTTCGGTATTAAAGAATTGAAAAATGGCAATATTTCTGGAGATGCAATTTTGGCTAAAGAGAAAGTGTTACAATTTATTGCCAAACAACCTAAAGATTAAAAAACCTATCAATTATGTTAAATTATCCTTTTTCAGTATTTACTGTTTTTGACGAGTGTTTTGAAACGCTGTCTAAAAACATTAGTCAATGGAATACTTTAGAAGCCTACAAGGATGAATATAGAATTCATTTCGATAAATTTCCTACCGAAAATGAACATTTTCTAAAGCCAATAAAAGGAGGTGCTCATGTAGCAAAGGCCGTTTTTTTTAAATCTAAGCTGGTTGAGAATAAAACAATAATGTTCACAAATTATTCAGATGGCTGGATAACCCTTGCTAATTATCTGGCTCATAATTATAAATGCAACCATATCACTTTTTATATAATGAATGATGAATTGATTCAAGATGATTATAAATGCATGTTTGTGTCCTATAAATATCTCAAAGATAAAGAACGTGTTGTAAGTGTTATTTGGGACAGAAAATGGGAGTTTTTTCAAAAAGGGAAACTTGAAAAATTTGAAAATGCAGAAAATTATAATAAAAGAAAAATAAAAGAACGATTGACTTCAAAAACATTAATTGACTATTGTACTATTTTGGGCTTAGATATCGCAAATAATCTGTTTTGGAAATCAGATTTAGAGTGTCTTTTTTTAGAAGAAATAAGGTAAACAGTATTCAGGTGTGTTTTTTTATAAAATACAATCCCACCGGGCTATCAGGTTTTATGCACAAATAAGACATCATAAATGAACTACAAAAAAAATGAAAAAACTATTATTTATCTCAGCTGCTTTGTCTTTTTTTATTTCTTGTAATAATCCAAAAGGAGAAAGCAAAAAATCGACTGACACTTCAGGCGAAGAATTTCATTGGAATTATCCTGATGAAAATGCTGTAACAAAAATCATTAATACCAATATTACTATTGATGACAAAGACTTGATTTCAAAACTCAATACAGATTTTAAGAAAGAGAAATTTAAAATTGATGAAGTTCAGACTATTAAAGAAAATTCATATCCCAATTGTAAAGAAAATCTAATCTTAAAATTTAAAGGAAATGGGATAAAAGAGTATTATGTCAAACGTCAGGAGGCAAAGCCAAAAAACTATTACCCTGATTTTACAATGTGGATTTATGAATTTAAAAACGAAGAAGAAACCAAAATAGCAGAATACGAAATTCAAAAAGCCTTTAACTCTGGTAATGGATTTTGCAATGGAAAATCACCTGAATACATCGTTAGATATAAAAACAAAATTATCCACTTGGGAACTCGTGCAGAAATGTTCAGAGGTTATATAAAAAACTATGCAGACAAAATTGAAAAACTTAATGACTAATATTTAGATTAACAAAAAAAGCATCCCGATCGTGCGGATTTGCACCCGAGCGATAGCGAACTGACGAAGTAATCCGTGCCCGTAATGCACATCGACAAAGGAAGAAAAAAAACTATGAGAATTAAACCAGATTAACCAATTGGAACGGACACGGATTGCAAATCCGCGCTATCGGGTATCGGGGAAAAGGTTTTTTAATTTTTGATAAAATACAGGTAAACGACAATCTTTCAGATTAAGTATTTTTATAATATAGAAATTTACTAATGAATATCAAAGAACTAAAATTAATAAACCCCACTACACGAATCCTTTTGTGTAGCGGTATGTTCGCAGAAAAGAAAAATGATAACAGCATTAAATCTCAAAAACTTAGAATAATGAAATCACTCTTTACAATATTCTTATTGCTTTGTTCAATCGGGTTTTCTTTTGGTCAAACCAAACCAATTCCCGAAAACATCAAAACCCTTTTTGAAGGAAAATGGATTATTGTAACGAAATATCAGACCAACACAGTCGAAATAAAATTCGAAAAAGGTAAAGACTACGCCACCTTCATAGACATTGGAACTGGCGAAGCTCCTCCTATTATTTTGCATGCTTCCTTTGATGGGAATAAATTGGTAATTCCAGCTGAAACTCATAAAAATGATTATGTTGAAATGATGATAAAAAACGGCAGGTTGGTCTTTAAAACAATTCCAACAATTCAGAAAGAGGATGGCACCTTTGAAAAACCGGATGAAAAACACTTATTAAGTACTGTTTTCACAAAAGTTCCTTTGTCTGCACAAGAATCGTATGACAAGAAATTTTTAAAAATAGTAAATGAATATGAAGAAAAAGCGACAACTTCAACTGAAAACGACAGCATTTTACGCCTGAATTTCGAAAAAGAATTTGAAACTTTAATTACCAATTCTAAATTGCCACAATTTTCAGCAAAAGAACTCCAGCAAAAATGTGATACAAGTGCATTTTGCCTAAAAATTCAGAAATCAGAAGACAAAAATTTCATTCTCTATACTTATACCAGTCAGTTTTATCATTTTAATTATATAACCAAAGCTATTAAGGAAAATAATAAAATTAAAAGCTACAAGATTGTACTAAAAGACAATAAGTGGCATGAGTATTTTACTCAGATTCATACTTTAAACAATAATGAATTTTTACTTATTGAGCAACGCGATGATCTTGTCTTTTCCTGCAATTATGCTTATGTCTATCAGCTAAGCGGTATTAAATACAAAAAGAAGAAAGCCTTTGAAAACAGGTTTGATTTAACAATTTGTAATTTCACAGAAATAGAGGATCTCCCAAACACAAATCCTGGACATCTTTCATTGCCAGTAAGAGAAATTGCCTTTGACTACAAGAATAAAATCATCTCTTATGGTAGATGTTTCGATCCCGATACAGGAAAAACAACAACAGGAAAAGCAAAATATAAAAACGGAAAATTTGCCATAAAAGATTGTGATGAAAGAAAATTTTTTGAATAAAATATGCTTACTGCCTTCTCTTTCATAAACTAATTATTTAAAAAAGCTCAACCAAATTATAATTGTTATGCTAAACAAATTATTTCTTTTTATAACTATAAGCTGTTTAAGTTTTACAGCTTCTGCTCAAAAATTAAACCTTCGCAAAGCAATCCTTAAAAGTGATTTCATTTTTGCAAGCAGTAATTATAAATATGATACTATCTCGAAAAATGATTATACCACAGAGCATTATATTATTATAAATAAAATAGACACGATTTTAAAAAACAGGCTTTCGGCACTACCCAAAAAACTTACTGTTCGAGATTATACTGATGGAGAAGATTATTATTCTTCTCTTATTACCAATGGTGGAGGTTGTGTGCAGAACGCAAGAGGATTTTCTATGAATGAAGTTTACTATACTATTTTCTTCATTCAGAAAATTGGAAAGGAGTATCAAACTCTTGTTTTTTTAAATGATATTAAAGACAAAGAATATGCTAACTGTATCAGGCAAATACAATCCATTAAAAATATTGAACAAATCAAAGATTTAAAAATACGATTTGATAAAAGTCTTGATTGGTTTATAGAGAACGGATTAATGCCAGATGAGGATTTTATGAAATATTATAAAGAAAAAGAGATTATAAAAGATACTATCCAGTATTCTGAAAAGCAATACCAAAATGCATTAATTCAGTTTGAAAAAGGAGAAGAAGAGCTTTTGCTCATTGTAAAAAGCAAGTACAAAGACAATGTAAAAAACTATTTTGTTGAAAAATTAGAAAACATCTTAAGTAAAGACAAACTCGATTATAAAGACTATTATGAATTT
This portion of the Flavobacterium panacagri genome encodes:
- a CDS encoding immunity 17 family protein, which codes for MRETFLEFTDKLKLFFSEFFDGHPLRMYVGVMSVLLLYQYGLIRDWNWTVPSPTLKQGFWMNFIFENYSRKTYRIVLSIINIITMLFISFLFYSKYVM
- a CDS encoding ankyrin repeat domain-containing protein, translated to MSMSFILACENGNRKIAELLLQNKEVDVKYTDEKGRTALHYAAHRGYLDIVKILVEDGADIDYEDHAGETPLFFACLQKQKQTALHLLDNGAKIEINDKNGNSLLHLTVQTAQIEIATKLLEAEIDVNLLNNNGETPLLLASARLNREIIQLLLDKGADINVTDKQGNTPLLYACYTKSIPMVTLLLDNGSNVNHVNHAGENALLIACYETNRMLAKLLVERGADVFTSNNNGYSPIWYACANNQKEIVALFLENGVDINYSKPVAGDTSSMNDYLDWVVSASNISNESSFTLNSSYTYGGESLLHVATKKGNLSMVKLLIEAGANINIQDESGNTPLHYSAANGKKDVVKYLLDNKADASIVNVKEQKAIDYSNVKGFNEITELILKYAPSGTTITPIQTSKAEEPKADAGNAMEAKKKALLDLKELLDAGILTSEEFDAEKSKILKG
- a CDS encoding Imm17 family immunity protein, which translates into the protein MNIEDYFEKIRNNPNLAYPILLGVAIFVLIGIILDWDWLLDPQGNNKLNGKWNFGDEKQSEYL
- a CDS encoding DUF1493 family protein, producing the protein MNNNIKLYQFLKEETGKTITDTSPNWKIEKDLGIYGDEAEEFITRFSNKFNVDISDFDFVAYFNSETDGISLLISRLFYKKEKKELTVTDLREAIKKGRLV